In the Pedobacter cryoconitis genome, TCGGGCCTGTATAATAAGTATCCCTGCCACCGCGACCATACGTGTTGTTAATAATCGTGGTCCGGTTAATAATAGTGATATTTCTACTTGAATAACGTGGATAATTGTTGCTGTAAATACTGCCCTGAGGAATAAAATTCCACCAGTTATTAGGCGTGTTATACCCACCGCCACCAATATTGATATTAATACTGATACCAGGTCCTAAAGGAGCCCATCCATAATAACCAGCGCCGCTTCTCCAGCTCACCCATGCCGGGCCCCAAGTGGTATCCGGAATCCAAACCCATTGATTGAACCTGTTATTTACCCAACGGCCATAGTGAAACGGGGCCCATCCCCAGTCATAGTCAGATACCCAGGTATTTCCATATTCAGTCATCGCCCAGCGGCCATCGCTATAATAAGGCCTGAAATCGTCCTGATCTACATCCGGCCGCCATACATTCCCATATTGAGGATCCTGTATCCAGGTTCCATAAGGAGATAATTCATCATAAAAAGACTGTAGTGAGATGTCATCATAGCCCCCCTGAGCCATTGACTTCTGTGCTGTAAAGCCGAACAAGAGCATAAGCCCCAGTAATGCAGCTGGAAATTTGATCATGTTTTTCATTTGTGTGTGTATTTATAATATAACCTAACTTATATCTATGAGTAAAAAAATATACAATGGTTTAACGTTTTATGTGTTAAATTAAGGATCGGAGAGATTCGCATTGAAAAATTACATACGAGAGACACGGGATTTACGAGCTTTAAAAAGCTAAACTTAAGATTTAGATTCTTATTTTCTCTTTCCAAATATTTATTCTTTTCCTTTGTAACTCCAAACTAATGCAATCTGCAGGAGTTAATGCTAAAATTTAAATAAATTAATACTGTTTATCAGAGCTCTTAAGGCCACTAAACCGGTCTGGACGAATTCATTACAGTACTACATAAATTATACCAAAAACAACAAAAATTCAAATGAAGAAAGGTGTATTATTCCTGATTCCTGTACCATTGGCAGAAAATGCCGCTGCAAAGTCATTCACTCCATATCTGATCGATACGATCAACGCAATTGATACTTATATCGTTGAGAATGAAAAAACTGCAAGGAAATCTTTAAAAGAGGCAGGCTTAAAAATTCCACAGAGCGATTTAACCATTCATGATTATGGTAAACATAAGAGGAATGACTCTATGGTCCCTTATTTTAAAGAATTAATGACAGGGAAAGATGTTGGTCTGATGAGCGAAGCAGGCTGTCCTGGAGTAGCTGATCCAGGTGCTGAAATCGTATCTGAAGCACATAAACGTGGAATTAAGGTGGTGCCTCTTGTAGGCCCTAATTCATTACTGCTAGCGCTGATGTCTTCTGGATTTAACGGACAAAGCTTTACTTTTCATGGGTATTTACCTATTGATAAAGTAGAAAGAGTAAAGAAGATAAAAGAGCTGGAGCAATTGGCTGAGAAAAATAAACAAACTCAGCTGTTTATTGAAACCCCTTTCAGAAACAATCACTTATATGAAGATATTATAAAAAATACAGCAGCAAACACTTTGCTATGTGTAGCAAGTAATATCACAGGCGAAGATGAATATATCAGAACCCAAAGCATAGGTCAATGGCGTCAGGAGAAGATAGACCTTCATAAAAAACCGACTATATTCTTAATCTATCGTTAAGCAACTGCTTAGCGATACATATTTTTACTGTCCATAAATGCGATTACATTTTCAGGAACAAGAAACTGAATATTTTTGTTGTCTTTTAAAGCTTGTCTGATAAAGGTCGATGAAATCTCCATCTGAGGTGTTTCTGTCAATGTAATCGAAGGATGGTTAATCCATTCAGTCACATCCGATCCAGGTCTGGGATAAACATAGATAGGATAGTTCTTCAGCAGAACTTCATAGTTCTTCCATTTTTTTAAAGAAGCCAGGTTATCAGCCCCCATAATCAGCACAAATTCTTTTGCAGGGTGCTTTTCCTGAAGATAGGCGAGGGTA is a window encoding:
- a CDS encoding SAM-dependent methyltransferase produces the protein MKKGVLFLIPVPLAENAAAKSFTPYLIDTINAIDTYIVENEKTARKSLKEAGLKIPQSDLTIHDYGKHKRNDSMVPYFKELMTGKDVGLMSEAGCPGVADPGAEIVSEAHKRGIKVVPLVGPNSLLLALMSSGFNGQSFTFHGYLPIDKVERVKKIKELEQLAEKNKQTQLFIETPFRNNHLYEDIIKNTAANTLLCVASNITGEDEYIRTQSIGQWRQEKIDLHKKPTIFLIYR
- the nadD gene encoding nicotinate (nicotinamide) nucleotide adenylyltransferase translates to MAKTGLFFGSFNPIHTGHLIIASYMANFTDLDEVWLVVSPQNPLKNKKGLGNMYDRLEMARLAIEPAEQLKVSDIEFSMPQPSYTIDTLAYLQEKHPAKEFVLIMGADNLASLKKWKNYEVLLKNYPIYVYPRPGSDVTEWINHPSITLTETPQMEISSTFIRQALKDNKNIQFLVPENVIAFMDSKNMYR